The following coding sequences lie in one Stenotrophomonas rhizophila genomic window:
- a CDS encoding VOC family protein produces MSSDRPFQIQHIDHIVLRVQDLPRAVAFYRDVLGCTVARERPSLGMVHLHAGTSMIDLVAVDGKLGTPGGAAAGAQGHNLEHLCLRVEPFDVEQLRAHLQMHAVELRGKPQNNFGAEGDGLSVYLHDPDGNGVELKGPASDCGCS; encoded by the coding sequence CGACCGTCCCTTCCAGATCCAACATATCGACCACATCGTGCTGCGCGTGCAGGACCTGCCGCGCGCCGTGGCGTTCTACCGGGATGTGCTCGGCTGCACGGTGGCGCGCGAACGGCCATCGCTGGGCATGGTGCACCTGCACGCCGGGACCTCGATGATCGACCTGGTGGCCGTGGACGGAAAGCTGGGCACGCCCGGCGGCGCGGCGGCGGGAGCGCAGGGGCACAACCTGGAGCACCTGTGCCTGCGGGTGGAGCCGTTCGATGTTGAACAGCTGCGGGCGCACCTGCAGATGCACGCGGTGGAACTGCGCGGCAAGCCACAGAACAATTTCGGCGCCGAAGGCGATGGCCTGTCGGTGTACCTGCACGACCCGGACGGCAACGGGGTGGAGCTGAAGGGCCCGGCCAGCGACTGCGGCTGCAGCTAA